A part of Saliniradius amylolyticus genomic DNA contains:
- a CDS encoding glycosyltransferase family 4 protein, with translation MRVLFHHRTRGQGAEGVHILGVTNGLRQLGHQVSLLSLPGADPEQSASKTSPEKARRHPLKGLLEWTRHAPEWLFELFELSYNLVAWYRLRRAVKRQSIQCIYERYSLFMVAGVVCARQKKLPIILEVNDSCLVERVRPLFFKGLARRIERWIFQHASGLVFISGRFQSVAKQAYKDLPPSVVSPNGADLARFHPDERRRQKLRQQLGVQDKVVLGYVGAFVHWHGIDWFVDMMVERLHEVPDLVLLLVGDGYCFEAIEQRVQEAGAGQQVIMTGRLPHEQVVDYLAAMDLGILPDSNDYGSPMKLFEFMAMGKAMVAPDYSPIEEVVEDGETGWLFPAGDRQACIEKVLVLAGDRHHQQKVGENARDYIKRERQWHHNAQQLMGLLDNTH, from the coding sequence GTGAGGGTGTTATTTCATCATCGTACCCGGGGCCAGGGGGCGGAAGGTGTGCATATTTTAGGGGTGACCAACGGGCTCAGGCAGCTTGGTCACCAGGTGTCACTGTTATCTTTACCAGGAGCGGATCCTGAGCAAAGCGCCAGCAAGACAAGCCCGGAAAAGGCCAGGCGACACCCTTTAAAAGGCTTATTGGAGTGGACACGCCACGCCCCTGAATGGCTGTTTGAGCTGTTTGAACTGTCTTATAACCTTGTTGCCTGGTATCGGTTGCGTCGTGCAGTAAAGCGCCAATCGATCCAGTGCATTTATGAACGCTACTCTTTGTTTATGGTGGCGGGGGTGGTTTGTGCTCGTCAGAAGAAGTTGCCCATCATTCTTGAGGTCAATGACTCCTGCCTGGTTGAGCGGGTAAGACCATTGTTTTTTAAAGGGCTGGCAAGAAGGATTGAACGCTGGATCTTTCAGCATGCCAGCGGCCTGGTGTTTATCTCCGGCCGTTTTCAATCGGTGGCGAAACAAGCATACAAAGATCTGCCACCTAGTGTGGTGTCACCCAATGGGGCCGACCTGGCGCGTTTTCATCCTGACGAAAGGCGCCGTCAAAAGTTACGCCAACAGTTAGGGGTTCAGGATAAAGTCGTACTAGGGTATGTAGGGGCCTTTGTCCACTGGCATGGTATCGATTGGTTTGTCGATATGATGGTGGAGCGACTGCATGAGGTCCCGGACTTGGTGTTGTTGCTGGTGGGAGATGGGTATTGTTTCGAAGCCATTGAACAACGTGTACAAGAAGCTGGCGCCGGGCAGCAGGTGATTATGACGGGCCGTTTACCGCACGAACAGGTGGTGGATTACCTCGCAGCGATGGATTTGGGCATATTGCCCGACTCCAATGACTATGGCTCACCCATGAAGTTGTTCGAATTTATGGCAATGGGCAAGGCGATGGTGGCACCGGATTATTCCCCCATCGAGGAAGTGGTGGAAGATGGTGAGACCGGTTGGCTTTTCCCAGCGGGCGATCGTCAGGCTTGTATTGAGAAAGTGCTGGTGCTGGCAGGGGATCGTCATCACCAACAAAAGGTGGGGGAAAACGCCCGAGATTATATTAAGCGTGAACGCCAGTGGCACCATAACGCCCAGCAGCTGATGGGATTACTGGATAATACACACTAA
- a CDS encoding polysaccharide deacetylase family protein encodes MTYLLNWPWLQRCLAPWLLKRQSPRRKQLFLTFDDGPTPEVTPSLLALLTETGARATFFMLGQQVERYPSLTAQIHAQGHTLANHSFDHAPFHRISHQQKIQQVARTNAVIEAITHRSCRWFRAPQGRWDLRLLLYLARKGMTAVHWSRDSMDFRKWPPERLVQEFDSHPPVNGDIILFHDDDDRCVEALKTLIPRWQAQGFELCALESRS; translated from the coding sequence ATGACATATCTGCTTAATTGGCCCTGGTTGCAGCGCTGCTTAGCGCCTTGGTTGCTAAAACGTCAATCGCCCAGGCGCAAACAGCTATTTTTGACCTTCGATGATGGTCCCACTCCAGAAGTGACCCCGTCGCTACTGGCCTTACTGACTGAAACTGGTGCCAGGGCGACTTTTTTTATGCTGGGTCAGCAGGTTGAGCGGTATCCCTCGCTGACAGCACAAATTCATGCTCAGGGCCATACATTGGCTAATCATTCCTTTGACCATGCGCCGTTTCATCGCATTAGCCATCAGCAAAAAATACAACAGGTGGCGCGTACCAATGCTGTCATCGAAGCCATCACTCATCGTTCGTGTCGGTGGTTTCGCGCACCTCAGGGACGCTGGGATCTGAGGCTGCTGCTGTACCTTGCCAGAAAAGGCATGACGGCAGTGCACTGGAGTCGCGACTCGATGGATTTTAGGAAGTGGCCCCCCGAACGGTTGGTACAGGAATTTGACAGCCATCCCCCGGTTAATGGCGATATTATTCTTTTTCACGATGACGATGATCGTTGTGTCGAAGCCCTTAAAACACTCATTCCTCGCTGGCAGGCACAAGGCTTTGAACTGTGCGCTCTGGAGTCGCGTTCGTGA
- a CDS encoding glycosyltransferase family 2 protein, with product MVEKSKDTKSIAVLIPFFRAEAYFAECLASVLAQSLPPDEVLVADDNSTPQSRDFLSQFEPQIKVIPLSYQHGPGRARNKLIQEARSHWVAFQDSDDLWHPNKLERQLGFLLEHPGYAGCHTGVQTFNQQGPLNTYNNKPELLTVTDLMHSSQIPPPSFLVKRECLLAIGLFDTRFKTSEDYDLSIRLVSAGYPIGFIPEVLTYVRRANHGNISSQGFTVLRHHLKLMYKHHTLFSQQGVPHWRRQFIGQSMRQAGGKVGGLAGKALSGMGRLLTYQNE from the coding sequence ATGGTCGAAAAGAGCAAAGATACAAAGAGTATTGCCGTATTGATCCCATTTTTCCGGGCCGAGGCGTACTTTGCTGAGTGCCTGGCCTCTGTGTTGGCACAATCACTTCCTCCCGATGAGGTATTGGTTGCCGACGACAACAGTACGCCTCAGTCAAGAGACTTTCTGTCTCAATTTGAACCTCAGATAAAAGTCATCCCTTTGTCATACCAACATGGCCCGGGTAGAGCCCGTAACAAACTGATTCAGGAGGCTCGCAGTCACTGGGTGGCATTTCAGGACTCTGATGATCTCTGGCATCCCAATAAGCTCGAACGGCAACTGGGCTTCCTACTGGAACATCCTGGCTATGCAGGCTGTCATACGGGCGTTCAAACCTTTAATCAACAAGGACCGCTCAATACTTATAACAACAAGCCGGAGCTGTTAACCGTTACAGATCTGATGCACAGCAGTCAGATTCCCCCTCCCAGCTTTTTAGTTAAGCGTGAATGTCTGTTGGCTATTGGTCTGTTCGATACTCGTTTTAAGACCTCTGAAGATTATGATCTATCCATTCGGCTAGTGTCTGCCGGATATCCTATCGGATTTATTCCGGAGGTATTGACCTATGTGCGCAGAGCCAATCACGGCAACATTTCTTCTCAGGGGTTCACAGTGCTGCGTCACCACCTAAAGCTTATGTACAAACATCATACTCTGTTCAGCCAGCAAGGAGTGCCACACTGGCGTCGTCAGTTTATTGGTCAATCCATGCGTCAGGCTGGTGGCAAGGTAGGGGGACTGGCCGGTAAAGCCCTATCCGGGATGGGTCGCCTGCTGACTTACCAAAATGAATGA
- a CDS encoding oligosaccharide flippase family protein yields MPNLSFKAQVLNSLKWVAIGRIGTQLIRWLITFWVIRILTPEDYGVVAISDILFSFLTTVAGAFALSPLIQSKQLSQQQLSGYFGAILLFYLSLFALQMLTADWFAYIYDSEVVDDILRVNAWCFLLLALEAIPSAMLSRQMAFKSLSLINAGANIVAAIATLTFALNGFGFWALVYGEIVAIGLRVIALTLIHPIRFWPSLDFSQIKELGRFGGTMSLLSVVLYLFLHLDVAVGGLLLSNAQIGLFAVALQFALMPQKKILPLIRQVAFPAFSQIQHSPKLIGNYMLRAQQLSALAVLPIFWGLASVTDYIIPLVLGARWEDAILPTTLVLLIMPLRFSEELFHPAIKALGKGGVLLNNTLLSIAVMSVAIVIGSHYGAPGLAGAWLLGFPVVYFMLLRRYTHYLQFSAMGLMRSVLPFVLAGGLMLLLVHIAKIWLVKVTIINLTCLVMLGAVTYLGVLWLFCKDRLLESKRLLSQDKPKSTI; encoded by the coding sequence ATGCCCAATTTGTCGTTTAAAGCGCAGGTATTGAATTCGTTAAAGTGGGTTGCTATCGGCCGGATAGGCACCCAGCTTATTCGATGGCTTATCACCTTCTGGGTGATCCGTATTCTCACCCCGGAAGACTACGGGGTGGTAGCCATCTCCGACATCTTGTTCAGCTTTCTGACCACGGTGGCGGGCGCCTTTGCCCTGAGCCCCCTGATTCAGTCAAAACAACTCAGTCAACAACAGCTGTCAGGCTACTTTGGGGCCATACTGTTGTTTTACCTCAGTTTGTTTGCCTTGCAGATGCTGACCGCCGACTGGTTCGCCTATATTTACGACAGTGAGGTAGTCGATGACATTCTCAGGGTCAATGCATGGTGTTTCCTGCTGCTGGCACTGGAAGCCATTCCCTCAGCCATGCTCAGCCGTCAAATGGCGTTTAAGTCACTATCACTCATCAATGCCGGAGCCAATATTGTGGCCGCCATCGCCACTCTCACCTTCGCTTTAAACGGCTTTGGTTTTTGGGCGTTAGTTTATGGAGAGATCGTCGCCATTGGACTTAGGGTAATCGCACTCACCCTCATCCACCCCATTCGTTTCTGGCCTTCGCTGGACTTTTCACAAATAAAAGAACTGGGACGATTTGGCGGCACCATGAGCCTGCTGTCCGTTGTGCTCTATCTGTTTTTACACCTGGATGTGGCCGTTGGTGGGTTATTACTCAGTAATGCCCAAATCGGTCTGTTTGCCGTTGCTCTCCAGTTTGCGCTGATGCCACAAAAGAAAATACTGCCATTAATTCGCCAAGTTGCCTTCCCAGCGTTTTCGCAGATACAGCACTCGCCTAAGCTGATCGGAAACTATATGTTGCGGGCCCAACAACTCTCAGCTCTGGCGGTCTTGCCGATATTTTGGGGGCTGGCCAGTGTAACCGACTATATTATTCCACTGGTTTTGGGAGCTCGCTGGGAGGACGCCATATTACCCACCACGCTGGTACTATTGATCATGCCTCTGCGATTCAGCGAAGAATTGTTTCACCCCGCCATAAAGGCCCTTGGCAAAGGTGGCGTATTGCTTAATAACACGCTGCTCAGCATCGCCGTCATGAGTGTGGCCATTGTCATCGGTAGCCACTATGGAGCTCCGGGGCTGGCCGGAGCCTGGCTTTTGGGCTTTCCTGTCGTCTACTTCATGTTACTGCGCCGCTACACCCACTACCTGCAGTTTTCAGCCATGGGATTGATGCGCAGTGTATTGCCCTTCGTATTGGCCGGTGGACTGATGCTACTGTTGGTGCACATCGCCAAGATATGGTTAGTCAAAGTAACCATCATCAACCTCACATGTCTGGTCATGCTGGGCGCTGTCACCTACCTGGGGGTCTTATGGTTGTTTTGCAAAGACAGATTACTAGAAAGCAAACGGTTGCTGAGTCAGGATAAACCTAAATCAACAATTTAA
- a CDS encoding glycosyltransferase family 2 protein encodes MNAPQVTVVITPRDRYSGIIECINNLYRCTSEPFKLKVLDLDYPKHLKKSIADTLADKPNAEVIELGLVIPMQAIRQIRDNIDTPYTMLLDNDSNVTENWLPPLLETARDEHAAIVNPLTLEKAGVDEGASLRNHLYTNEIRIVNVEGQDYLIEDKHFRRALPEDIPKEVRSSEMFELHGVLFDTQVLQSIELPQMVIREHIDIGMQIRQMGRAIVTQPESVVIFDNLGTRMAWFDMKFFFFRWAPKLTYHSSRLFESRWGYNFYAEQAMYHWVFRRKIFLLCRWLYLPIPIANTVTRLVGKVKTLFTPVWDPLSDPVQLSQNYYSLKGW; translated from the coding sequence ATGAATGCGCCACAGGTCACCGTTGTTATCACGCCCCGGGATCGCTACTCTGGGATCATCGAATGCATTAACAACCTCTATCGATGCACCTCTGAGCCTTTTAAGCTCAAAGTTCTGGATTTGGATTACCCCAAGCACCTGAAAAAGAGCATCGCCGATACATTGGCGGATAAGCCTAATGCCGAAGTGATCGAACTCGGGTTGGTGATCCCCATGCAGGCCATTCGCCAAATAAGAGACAATATAGACACCCCATACACAATGCTGTTGGACAATGACTCCAATGTCACCGAGAACTGGTTACCCCCGCTGCTTGAAACAGCACGCGACGAGCATGCTGCCATAGTCAACCCACTTACCTTGGAGAAAGCTGGGGTGGATGAAGGAGCCAGTCTCAGAAACCATCTGTACACGAATGAGATTCGGATCGTTAATGTAGAGGGGCAGGACTATCTTATCGAAGATAAACACTTCCGCCGTGCCTTGCCTGAGGATATTCCAAAAGAGGTGCGTTCCTCTGAAATGTTTGAGTTGCACGGGGTGCTTTTCGACACCCAAGTGTTACAGAGCATCGAACTGCCTCAAATGGTCATTCGAGAACATATTGATATTGGAATGCAAATCAGACAGATGGGGCGCGCTATAGTGACCCAGCCCGAATCCGTAGTGATTTTCGATAACCTGGGGACGCGCATGGCCTGGTTTGACATGAAGTTTTTCTTCTTCCGTTGGGCGCCTAAGCTTACCTATCATAGCTCCCGGCTGTTTGAGTCTCGCTGGGGATATAACTTTTACGCCGAGCAGGCCATGTATCACTGGGTGTTCCGTCGGAAAATATTTTTGCTGTGTCGGTGGTTATACTTGCCGATTCCAATTGCCAATACAGTGACCCGGTTGGTGGGTAAAGTGAAGACTTTGTTCACTCCAGTTTGGGATCCGCTCTCCGACCCGGTTCAGCTTTCTCAAAACTATTACTCCCTAAAAGGTTGGTGA
- a CDS encoding O-antigen ligase family protein yields the protein MLVQSLGKPQSMEAEKSDSTIPFVFLLIYFALVLIRPHEMGQTLYETPIIRYSLILTFIAYLLLTRPKVFPIQFWLCLAVTPVMVVSGALNGWLGGGVQSGINFLTGATLPFLVVCSIATTPARQKTLMLLAILAAILMVHNGISQRADPMGIGWSGAMMTLHGRITYLGFLNDPNDLAMFLVMTLPFVMFFIYRGNWLTKILMLGVAVFLAYGVYLTNSRGAIVSLLFLMAVGFYFRYGKVKAFFFGLLLLPLVVVVLTKFRSIDASESSAYGRVDAWYEGMQMFFSNPLFGVGQNNFLDHHGLTAHNSYVLVLAELGMVGYLLWMLFALLTLYMVYPRRQLNTLSLPEKKADVGFEANGQDTDYERVREQQLLMTTYFYSFLGFLSTAFFLSRSYTLIGYLFAGLAVASFYRTARMNGSLNVEGLGRVIWLGLALSAGAIASMVVIIKLLI from the coding sequence ATGTTGGTACAGAGTTTGGGTAAACCTCAATCCATGGAGGCGGAGAAGTCCGACTCCACAATACCTTTTGTGTTTTTGTTAATTTACTTTGCACTGGTGCTGATTCGGCCCCATGAAATGGGGCAGACTCTCTACGAAACGCCCATTATTCGGTATTCATTGATACTGACCTTTATTGCCTATCTGTTATTAACGCGACCGAAGGTATTCCCCATCCAATTCTGGTTATGCCTGGCGGTGACTCCGGTGATGGTGGTCTCAGGTGCGCTCAATGGGTGGTTGGGGGGCGGGGTTCAAAGTGGAATTAATTTCCTCACTGGGGCCACCTTACCCTTCCTCGTGGTATGTAGCATCGCTACAACGCCGGCTCGGCAAAAGACGTTGATGCTGCTGGCTATTCTGGCGGCTATCCTGATGGTACATAATGGCATATCGCAGCGCGCTGACCCGATGGGGATAGGCTGGAGTGGGGCAATGATGACCTTGCATGGGCGTATAACTTATCTGGGGTTTTTAAATGACCCTAATGATCTGGCCATGTTTTTGGTAATGACGCTGCCTTTTGTGATGTTCTTTATCTATCGAGGCAACTGGCTGACTAAGATATTGATGTTGGGCGTGGCGGTCTTTCTCGCTTATGGCGTCTACCTGACGAACTCGAGAGGGGCCATTGTATCGCTGTTATTTCTGATGGCCGTGGGCTTTTATTTTCGTTACGGCAAGGTAAAGGCGTTCTTTTTCGGGCTGTTGTTATTGCCGTTGGTGGTGGTGGTATTGACTAAGTTTCGCTCCATTGATGCAAGCGAGAGTTCTGCTTACGGGCGTGTCGATGCCTGGTATGAAGGCATGCAGATGTTCTTTTCCAACCCGCTGTTCGGTGTGGGACAGAATAACTTTCTTGATCATCACGGCCTGACGGCCCACAACTCTTATGTACTGGTATTGGCCGAATTAGGAATGGTGGGTTATCTGTTATGGATGCTATTCGCCCTGTTGACGCTGTATATGGTCTACCCTAGGCGTCAACTAAATACTCTATCCCTTCCTGAAAAGAAGGCTGATGTTGGCTTTGAAGCAAACGGTCAGGATACTGATTATGAACGGGTTAGAGAGCAACAGTTATTAATGACAACGTATTTCTACTCTTTTTTGGGCTTTTTGAGCACCGCATTTTTCTTAAGTCGTTCCTATACATTGATTGGTTACCTGTTCGCGGGACTGGCAGTGGCCAGCTTTTATCGCACGGCCAGGATGAATGGAAGCCTCAATGTCGAAGGGTTAGGCAGAGTAATTTGGTTGGGGCTGGCGCTGTCAGCAGGGGCCATTGCCAGCATGGTGGTAATTATTAAATTGTTGATTTAG
- a CDS encoding GNAT family N-acetyltransferase, whose amino-acid sequence MHDLLETAHYRCALITEWQELEQHEHAWQTLAKEYGKDGWFSSPQWLRPWYECFWQSDWSLLAVLVWNHRRDLVALLPLYTQPSYLGARVLRPLGQGEPEEAEIASEYTDALVHPAHGSELMMILERAVCALPFDWCYWRALSEKAGWLSVVARQPRVQFRPLGLRYMSLAGSPPSMSLERQYRRRLRKLQNQGAHCRWLARSEMTDYWSSLKQLHQKRWHQRGKTGAFISGAFNAFHQRQMQTSKRLKMSVLESPECIYGIHCYYEYQGRLFFYQSGWDPAFSAMSPGLVLHLWSRKSHSDWDYDLMLGSMNDSYKAKLADSMGLIGEVLWIRHPLRYASARVLSRVLMFLGNS is encoded by the coding sequence ATGCATGACCTGTTAGAAACGGCCCATTATCGTTGTGCCCTGATCACCGAATGGCAGGAGCTGGAACAGCATGAACATGCCTGGCAGACCCTGGCTAAGGAGTACGGCAAAGACGGGTGGTTCTCATCGCCTCAATGGTTGCGGCCTTGGTACGAGTGCTTCTGGCAAAGCGACTGGAGCTTACTGGCCGTGCTGGTATGGAATCATCGGAGGGACCTGGTGGCATTGTTGCCACTGTACACCCAACCATCCTACTTAGGAGCCAGAGTGCTGAGGCCATTGGGGCAGGGGGAACCAGAAGAGGCGGAAATTGCCTCGGAGTATACCGACGCTTTGGTTCACCCAGCGCATGGTTCTGAGCTAATGATGATATTAGAACGCGCGGTGTGTGCCTTGCCTTTTGATTGGTGCTATTGGCGGGCGCTGTCCGAGAAGGCTGGCTGGCTAAGCGTTGTTGCCCGCCAGCCCAGAGTCCAGTTTCGACCTCTCGGCCTGCGTTATATGTCTTTAGCGGGCAGTCCTCCATCAATGTCTTTGGAACGGCAGTATCGACGGCGTTTGAGAAAGCTTCAAAATCAGGGGGCCCACTGTCGTTGGTTGGCAAGGAGCGAAATGACAGATTATTGGTCCAGCTTAAAACAGTTGCACCAAAAGCGCTGGCATCAGCGAGGCAAGACCGGTGCATTTATCTCTGGTGCGTTTAATGCTTTTCATCAACGCCAGATGCAAACATCAAAACGGCTAAAAATGAGTGTCTTGGAGTCGCCCGAATGTATTTACGGCATCCACTGTTACTATGAATATCAGGGGCGGCTGTTTTTTTATCAAAGCGGTTGGGACCCGGCGTTTTCGGCCATGTCACCGGGTTTGGTTTTGCATCTGTGGAGCCGTAAGAGTCACTCGGACTGGGATTATGACTTGATGCTGGGCTCGATGAACGACAGCTATAAGGCAAAACTGGCCGATAGTATGGGCCTTATCGGAGAAGTACTTTGGATTAGGCACCCTCTTCGCTATGCCTCGGCGCGAGTGCTATCCAGGGTATTGATGTTTTTGGGAAACAGCTAA
- a CDS encoding glycosyltransferase: protein MFNQQQFKQLEQDYELYFLIPVAFADWLAHAFMVGKSSHYRLVPYFYTPKIGRRWYGRFMYWSLWLWGRRWLQRIRPQKVLATWAYPDVVAAAPIARRLNAEFYFKVHGSDINIHAQDKHRARQILAAADEAQGIVAVSEALKTKMVSMGIQEDKIHVIYNGVDHSLFSEPKEPPIKRNYFLYVGNLKAAKGVMELLEGFARLSVDPEEPMKLVYLGGGPMLGRLKERARKLGVAGRVEFAGVVPHKALGPWMQHAKAVVLPSYHEGVPNVVLEAMAAGVPVVATEVGGIPEVLDRELCGLLIPPQDAAAVAKALQGVLKHSWSSEAIKAYSQRFSWQENRKGLLELLNTSSGDNSETQGQGDDISA, encoded by the coding sequence ATGTTTAATCAGCAGCAGTTTAAGCAGCTGGAGCAGGATTACGAACTGTACTTTTTGATTCCTGTGGCGTTTGCGGACTGGCTGGCTCATGCGTTTATGGTGGGGAAGTCGTCTCACTATCGTTTGGTACCTTATTTTTACACGCCTAAGATTGGCCGGCGCTGGTATGGTCGTTTCATGTATTGGTCGCTTTGGCTATGGGGGCGGCGTTGGCTACAGCGTATCAGACCGCAGAAAGTCCTGGCGACCTGGGCCTATCCCGATGTGGTTGCGGCCGCGCCTATCGCTCGCCGTTTGAATGCGGAGTTTTACTTCAAGGTGCATGGCAGTGATATCAATATCCACGCGCAGGACAAACATCGCGCGCGTCAAATACTGGCAGCGGCGGATGAGGCCCAAGGGATAGTGGCGGTCTCCGAGGCTCTGAAGACCAAGATGGTCAGTATGGGGATTCAAGAAGATAAAATCCACGTCATCTACAATGGTGTGGACCACAGTTTATTTAGCGAGCCTAAAGAACCTCCCATCAAACGAAATTACTTTTTGTATGTGGGTAATTTAAAGGCAGCAAAAGGGGTTATGGAATTACTCGAAGGTTTTGCCCGGTTGAGTGTGGACCCTGAGGAGCCGATGAAACTGGTCTATTTGGGCGGTGGCCCCATGTTAGGGCGCCTTAAAGAACGGGCCAGGAAGCTGGGTGTTGCCGGTCGGGTGGAGTTTGCCGGGGTAGTGCCTCACAAAGCCTTGGGGCCATGGATGCAACATGCCAAGGCAGTGGTTTTGCCCAGCTATCATGAAGGGGTGCCCAACGTGGTTTTAGAGGCAATGGCCGCCGGGGTGCCAGTGGTGGCAACAGAGGTAGGCGGCATTCCCGAAGTGTTGGACAGGGAGCTGTGCGGTCTGTTAATCCCGCCCCAAGACGCGGCCGCGGTAGCAAAAGCATTGCAGGGCGTATTGAAGCACTCATGGTCGAGCGAAGCCATAAAGGCATACAGTCAGCGTTTCAGCTGGCAGGAAAACCGTAAGGGCCTGTTGGAGCTATTAAATACAAGCTCCGGGGACAACTCAGAAACTCAGGGCCAGGGCGATGACATATCTGCTTAA
- a CDS encoding phenylacetate--CoA ligase family protein, which translates to MAWYPWMLNKVLLPVYQKLRSKPLLDYLDEYKNHLNWTEDQLREHQWQQLLRLLTHCFEHSPFYRQHWQRAGLDSVQDIRSRDDFTRLPPVNKSVLTEHRDRVLAQTGSGGIRKSTGGSTGQPFHFELNPDSNTRREAVMWRAYGWLGAGLGHKTLYLWGTDVGPQPWSKRLRNRLYHGFYNRTMLNAFAMRSDNLDSYVNEVNRVRPEAIVGYVNPLFELARYIVEKGLTVYQPNAILTGAEPLFESQRQIIEQAFGAPTYNTYGCREVMLIAAECQAHKRLHINSDQLMVEALDEQGQSLEQGSGDLALTDLFNYRMPLVRYLNGDRVSLAREGCGCGNPLPVMDSAEGRKLDMLRTPSGAHIPGELFPHLFKEFPEIKRFQVRQSQLDSLDVLLECPLPLGDEAVERLQREVDKYSQGELRVNVRRVPSIPLNASGKHRVTICEL; encoded by the coding sequence GTGGCTTGGTACCCTTGGATGCTTAACAAGGTCTTATTGCCGGTTTATCAGAAGTTAAGGTCCAAGCCTTTGCTGGACTACCTGGATGAGTATAAAAATCACCTGAACTGGACTGAAGATCAACTCAGAGAGCATCAGTGGCAACAGTTGCTGCGGCTGTTGACTCATTGTTTTGAGCATTCGCCTTTTTATCGTCAGCATTGGCAGCGCGCTGGTCTTGACTCAGTACAAGATATCCGTAGCCGGGATGACTTTACACGTTTGCCTCCGGTAAACAAATCCGTGTTAACCGAGCATCGTGACCGGGTACTGGCTCAGACAGGCAGTGGTGGTATTCGTAAATCTACCGGTGGATCCACCGGTCAGCCTTTTCATTTCGAGCTAAACCCCGACAGTAATACACGCCGAGAGGCGGTTATGTGGCGGGCTTATGGTTGGTTAGGGGCAGGTCTGGGACATAAAACGTTGTACCTGTGGGGAACCGATGTTGGGCCTCAGCCTTGGTCGAAGCGTTTGAGAAACCGGCTATATCATGGGTTCTATAACCGCACCATGCTAAATGCTTTTGCCATGCGCAGCGATAACCTCGACAGTTACGTTAACGAAGTAAACCGAGTGCGACCTGAGGCTATTGTTGGTTACGTAAACCCATTGTTTGAGTTAGCTCGTTATATCGTCGAAAAAGGGCTGACAGTGTATCAGCCTAATGCCATATTGACTGGCGCCGAGCCCTTGTTTGAGTCGCAGCGACAGATCATCGAGCAGGCCTTTGGCGCCCCAACATACAACACCTACGGCTGTCGTGAAGTGATGTTGATTGCCGCCGAGTGTCAAGCGCATAAGAGGCTGCACATTAATAGTGACCAGTTGATGGTGGAAGCCCTGGATGAGCAAGGGCAGAGTCTGGAGCAGGGCAGTGGTGATCTAGCCCTAACGGACCTTTTCAATTACCGGATGCCTTTGGTGCGTTATCTGAACGGTGACCGGGTCTCACTCGCCCGAGAGGGCTGTGGTTGCGGTAACCCGCTACCAGTGATGGACAGCGCAGAGGGTCGCAAGCTGGACATGCTAAGGACCCCATCCGGCGCTCACATTCCCGGTGAGTTGTTCCCCCACTTGTTTAAAGAGTTCCCGGAAATCAAGCGGTTTCAGGTGAGGCAAAGCCAACTGGATAGCTTGGATGTTTTGCTGGAGTGCCCGTTGCCACTCGGTGATGAGGCGGTTGAGCGACTGCAGAGGGAAGTGGACAAATACAGCCAAGGTGAATTACGGGTAAATGTTCGGCGAGTGCCGAGCATCCCCTTAAACGCTTCAGGCAAACACAGGGTGACGATTTGTGAGCTGTAA